In Halomarina salina, one DNA window encodes the following:
- a CDS encoding RNA-guided endonuclease InsQ/TnpB family protein has product MHRDVTTTVRVKLHSLTEWKARLVEREYSAFQDAVHGNDDANLYSATKQQAGKVRSNKNPGEDTEQPVVLRNDCITIEHDEDTVLSSWWFKLPVYNPEKERGDSIWVPVRVPEKDTHLLTDDCIRDSELVHRDGEWYVHVVCKRSVAVADEYDDVLAVDMGAKWISVSTFLSDRNTQFHGAEVRRVREHYKQLRKSIGKAKVRSGAQVIERLGNKESRTVEHELHQVANELVARARERNAVIVFGDMTGLRFDNDKGRYVNDKTHKMPYAKMANILTYKSLLDGRECLPVQEHDTSRTCWRCGSQNTSREVQGRVECHDCGLDDNGDKNGATNIGKRAVGKNIQSPLSTVGAVVAQPETQVVLEGPNGEMEPANSPDDVGLTLSEGSPRLQSWE; this is encoded by the coding sequence ATGCATCGAGACGTCACCACCACGGTACGGGTCAAACTCCACTCACTCACCGAGTGGAAAGCCCGACTCGTTGAACGCGAATACTCCGCGTTCCAAGACGCCGTTCACGGTAACGACGACGCGAACCTCTACTCCGCCACCAAACAACAGGCGGGCAAAGTCCGCTCGAACAAGAACCCGGGAGAAGATACCGAGCAACCCGTCGTTCTCCGCAACGACTGCATCACCATCGAACACGACGAGGACACCGTGCTCTCGTCGTGGTGGTTCAAACTCCCCGTCTACAACCCCGAGAAGGAACGCGGAGATAGCATCTGGGTGCCCGTTCGCGTCCCCGAGAAGGACACGCACCTGCTCACCGACGACTGCATCCGCGACTCAGAACTTGTCCACCGAGACGGCGAGTGGTACGTCCACGTCGTCTGCAAACGGTCTGTGGCCGTCGCAGACGAATACGACGACGTACTCGCCGTCGATATGGGTGCGAAGTGGATTTCGGTCAGCACGTTCCTCTCCGACCGAAACACACAGTTCCACGGTGCAGAAGTCCGTCGCGTCCGTGAACACTACAAGCAACTCCGCAAGTCAATCGGGAAGGCGAAGGTGCGTTCGGGAGCGCAGGTCATCGAACGCCTCGGGAACAAGGAATCCAGAACGGTCGAACACGAACTGCACCAAGTGGCGAACGAACTCGTCGCTCGCGCTCGGGAGCGCAACGCCGTCATCGTGTTCGGTGATATGACGGGGTTGCGCTTCGACAACGACAAGGGGCGATACGTAAACGACAAGACCCACAAGATGCCGTACGCGAAGATGGCGAACATCCTCACATACAAGTCGCTCCTCGATGGGCGGGAGTGTCTGCCGGTGCAAGAACACGACACGTCGCGGACGTGCTGGCGCTGTGGGTCGCAGAACACATCGCGGGAAGTGCAGGGGCGTGTCGAGTGCCACGACTGTGGACTGGACGACAACGGCGACAAGAATGGTGCGACGAACATCGGCAAACGAGCCGTCGGTAAGAACATTCAGAGTCCGCTATCGACGGTGGGGGCTGTTGTGGCTCAGCCCGAAACGCAGGTCGTACTCGAAGGACCTAACGGTGAGATGGAACCTGCGAACTCCCCAGACGACGTGGGCCTAACCCTCAGTGAGGGAAGCCCACGACTTCAGTCGTGGGAGTAG
- the tnpA gene encoding IS200/IS605 family transposase, whose amino-acid sequence MPRGYSRERTSVHNLHYHFVWCPKYRKPVLTDEVADRLEQLIEEKANELDLDILRLAIQSDHVHLFITGNPKLAPNKIIQQVKGYTSRNLRDEFDFGLPSLWTRSYFVSSAGEVSSQTIEEYINAQTGR is encoded by the coding sequence ATGCCCCGGGGGTACAGTCGAGAGCGAACGTCGGTTCACAACCTCCACTACCACTTCGTGTGGTGCCCGAAGTACCGCAAGCCGGTGCTGACCGACGAGGTTGCCGACCGCCTCGAACAACTCATCGAGGAGAAAGCCAACGAACTCGACCTCGACATCCTCCGGCTGGCAATCCAATCCGACCACGTACACCTGTTCATCACGGGGAACCCGAAACTCGCCCCGAACAAAATCATCCAGCAGGTCAAGGGCTACACCTCGCGCAACCTCCGCGACGAGTTCGACTTCGGCCTCCCCTCGCTGTGGACGCGCTCGTACTTCGTCTCCTCAGCAGGCGAAGTGTCGAGTCAGACCATCGAGGAGTACATCAATGCACAGACTGGACGATAA
- a CDS encoding MFS transporter, with amino-acid sequence MTTATASDGRGETLDSPHGWLVVALGICMLTLIWGTVFTFTVYADRLAATFTLSELQVSSVFSITTSVFLAVGGLFGIFAARFPLRPVLTAVGVGLTVAALLLQVVTSYLGVLAAFALLGMAGGTAFTIIVSLAPQWFDTYQGLATSVTMTGVGLGPLVLPFAWLWLFNRTGFRTSLATIVGVMVAIVFVSSLFYRRPAGPAQAGETVDTAWIRRRVRNPRFLSTAIGFPLVFVWFYVLSAHLVSILTTNGIDAGVAAAGISVIGGVSVFTRVGGGFVGDRIGQRATFLMSAVLASVCALSLPFAHSRLLVYGTLFGLGVALGPLASLWSPIILTRFGQENATATVGLLNISMAGFALLAPLAVGPLKHMTGGYVVPLVALGVVTALGAGLFGWGTTPVGNRPERGR; translated from the coding sequence ATGACGACGGCCACAGCCTCAGACGGACGTGGAGAGACGCTCGACTCCCCGCACGGATGGTTGGTCGTCGCGCTCGGCATCTGTATGCTCACGCTGATATGGGGGACTGTCTTCACCTTCACTGTCTACGCGGACCGACTCGCAGCCACCTTCACACTCTCGGAACTGCAGGTCTCGTCCGTCTTTTCGATCACCACCTCCGTGTTCCTCGCCGTTGGTGGACTGTTCGGTATTTTCGCGGCTAGATTCCCACTTAGGCCAGTCCTCACAGCAGTCGGCGTCGGTCTGACTGTCGCAGCGTTGCTCCTGCAAGTCGTCACCTCGTATCTCGGTGTTCTCGCCGCCTTCGCGCTGCTCGGTATGGCGGGTGGAACTGCGTTCACGATTATCGTCTCGCTGGCTCCGCAGTGGTTCGACACCTACCAGGGACTCGCGACCAGTGTCACGATGACTGGTGTCGGCTTGGGCCCGCTGGTACTGCCATTTGCGTGGCTTTGGCTCTTCAACCGGACCGGCTTCAGGACGTCACTCGCCACCATCGTCGGTGTAATGGTGGCCATCGTGTTCGTCTCGAGTCTCTTCTATCGTCGACCGGCCGGCCCTGCGCAAGCAGGGGAGACTGTGGACACAGCGTGGATTCGGAGGAGAGTACGCAATCCTCGATTTCTGAGCACGGCAATCGGATTTCCCCTCGTGTTCGTTTGGTTCTACGTCCTGTCGGCACATCTGGTCAGTATCCTCACGACGAACGGTATCGACGCCGGCGTGGCCGCGGCTGGCATCAGTGTTATCGGCGGTGTCAGCGTGTTCACTCGTGTCGGGGGTGGGTTTGTCGGCGACCGAATCGGCCAGCGTGCGACGTTCCTGATGAGTGCTGTCCTCGCCAGCGTGTGCGCGCTCTCGCTGCCGTTCGCTCACTCTCGCCTACTCGTCTACGGCACACTCTTCGGCTTGGGTGTCGCCCTCGGCCCCCTCGCCTCGCTCTGGTCGCCGATCATCCTGACTCGGTTCGGACAGGAGAACGCGACCGCGACGGTCGGCTTACTCAATATCTCGATGGCCGGATTCGCACTGCTCGCACCACTGGCAGTCGGTCCGCTCAAACACATGACTGGGGGGTACGTCGTGCCGCTCGTCGCACTGGGTGTCGTCACTGCCCTCGGAGCAGGCCTCTTCGGCTGGGGAACGACACCCGTCGGCAATCGACCAGAGAGAGGACGTTGA
- a CDS encoding nickel-binding protein, with product MSEQELTDYLILREIDPPVTHAERERASERSIAALETVRDDGADIDWVQSEIMTNEDDMVTGTFCHFRAESEEALYDHADCAGIPVSRVFHRGPFVDGPDQ from the coding sequence ATGAGCGAGCAAGAACTGACGGATTATCTTATCCTTCGAGAGATTGATCCACCGGTGACACACGCCGAACGTGAACGTGCCAGCGAACGGTCGATCGCGGCCCTGGAAACAGTGCGAGATGACGGTGCGGACATCGATTGGGTACAATCGGAGATAATGACCAACGAAGACGACATGGTAACAGGAACGTTCTGTCACTTCAGGGCAGAATCGGAAGAAGCACTCTACGACCACGCAGACTGTGCGGGGATTCCGGTGTCACGGGTCTTTCATCGTGGACCGTTCGTAGACGGCCCGGATCAGTAG
- a CDS encoding helix-turn-helix transcriptional regulator, whose product MVRDLPDGSDLRVEVIKRASMISALREGALDRRTLEHRLDISKSTAHRNTTTLAERGLIERVDGEYELTEFGKVVAEIVATFEAEMQTAHRLAPLFEVVSSVQPECPIEEFSDATVTTAERGDPFGPLARFVSLVEETETLRMFDSYAVAPTYMDEIHGRVLDGLVTDVIEQPDIALDIMENYPRKCVELCASDYLRMRLHDSLPFGLVLFDSCIGIGIRDQDSGVPQAFIDIDTPTARAWAETLFESYWSEATRLNRFHPKALREAIDADT is encoded by the coding sequence ATGGTACGAGATCTCCCGGACGGTTCCGATCTCCGGGTCGAGGTCATCAAGCGAGCATCGATGATCTCGGCCCTGCGTGAGGGGGCCCTCGACCGACGAACCCTGGAGCACCGACTCGACATCTCGAAATCGACCGCCCATCGGAACACCACCACACTTGCCGAGAGGGGCCTCATCGAGCGAGTCGATGGGGAGTACGAACTCACCGAGTTCGGCAAGGTAGTCGCAGAGATCGTTGCAACGTTCGAAGCGGAGATGCAGACCGCTCACCGACTCGCCCCACTGTTCGAGGTCGTGTCCAGCGTCCAACCTGAGTGCCCCATCGAGGAATTCTCGGACGCGACGGTTACGACAGCAGAGCGCGGTGACCCATTCGGCCCGCTGGCTCGGTTCGTCTCACTGGTCGAAGAGACCGAGACGCTACGCATGTTCGATTCGTATGCCGTTGCCCCGACGTATATGGATGAGATCCACGGCCGAGTGCTCGACGGGTTGGTGACAGACGTCATCGAGCAACCCGACATCGCGTTGGACATCATGGAGAACTACCCGCGGAAGTGCGTCGAACTCTGCGCGAGCGACTACCTACGGATGCGGTTGCACGATTCTCTCCCATTCGGACTCGTTCTCTTCGACTCCTGTATCGGCATCGGGATTCGCGACCAAGATTCGGGAGTCCCCCAGGCGTTTATCGATATCGACACACCGACAGCACGTGCGTGGGCAGAGACACTCTTCGAATCATATTGGAGCGAAGCGACCCGCTTGAATCGGTTCCATCCAAAGGCGCTTCGGGAGGCAATCGACGCTGACACGTAG